Proteins encoded by one window of Vibrio rumoiensis:
- the cysS gene encoding cysteine--tRNA ligase, with translation MLKIYNTLTRQKEEFKPIHAGKIGMYVCGVTIYDLCHIGHGRTFVSFDVVSRYLRFLGYDLTFVRNITDIDDKIIKRAAENNESCESLTERLIQDMYADFDALNIKRPDVEPRATHYIQEIIELVERLIERGFAYVADNGDVMFEVKKFEQYGKLSGQDLEQLQAGARVDVESAKRSPMDFVVWKMSKPGEPTWESPWGPGRPGWHIECSAMNSSILGQHFDIHGGGSDLQFPHHENEIAQSCCAHDTPYVNTWMHSGMVMVDREKMSKSLGNFFTIRDVLKYYDSETVRYFLMSGHYRSQLNYSEDNLNQARASLERLYTSLRGLDLSVVAAGGEEFVARFSSAMNDDFNTPEAYSVLFDMAREVNRLKTVDMDKASALGVLMRELADVIGILHQDPEAFLQGDAGSDGEVAEIEALIKLRNDSRAAKDWANADLARDKLNELGIELEDGADGTTWRRK, from the coding sequence ATGTTAAAAATATATAACACGTTGACCCGCCAAAAAGAGGAATTTAAACCTATTCATGCTGGAAAAATCGGCATGTATGTTTGTGGTGTGACCATCTACGATCTCTGCCATATCGGCCATGGCCGTACTTTTGTTTCGTTTGATGTGGTATCACGCTACTTACGCTTTTTAGGTTACGACTTAACTTTTGTGCGAAATATTACTGATATTGACGATAAAATTATCAAACGTGCCGCAGAAAATAACGAAAGCTGTGAGTCATTAACTGAGCGTTTGATTCAAGATATGTACGCCGATTTCGATGCGTTAAATATTAAACGCCCTGATGTTGAGCCACGTGCGACGCATTATATCCAAGAAATCATTGAACTGGTTGAACGTTTAATTGAGCGTGGCTTTGCTTACGTTGCCGATAATGGCGATGTGATGTTCGAAGTGAAAAAATTTGAACAATACGGCAAGTTATCCGGTCAAGATCTTGAGCAATTGCAAGCGGGTGCTCGTGTTGATGTTGAAAGTGCTAAACGTAGCCCAATGGACTTCGTGGTTTGGAAAATGTCTAAACCAGGCGAACCTACATGGGAATCACCATGGGGTCCTGGTCGTCCTGGTTGGCATATTGAATGTTCAGCGATGAACTCATCTATTTTGGGTCAACATTTTGATATTCATGGTGGTGGTTCGGATCTTCAATTCCCACATCATGAAAACGAAATAGCCCAATCTTGCTGTGCTCACGATACGCCGTATGTAAATACCTGGATGCACAGCGGCATGGTGATGGTTGATCGTGAGAAAATGTCTAAGTCTTTGGGTAACTTTTTTACCATTCGTGATGTACTTAAATATTATGACTCTGAGACGGTCCGTTATTTCTTAATGTCAGGTCATTACCGCAGTCAGCTAAATTACAGCGAAGACAACCTAAACCAAGCTCGTGCCTCATTAGAGCGTTTGTATACTTCTTTGCGTGGTTTAGATTTATCCGTCGTTGCTGCTGGTGGTGAAGAATTCGTTGCGCGTTTTAGCTCGGCAATGAATGATGATTTTAACACTCCAGAAGCCTATTCCGTTTTGTTTGATATGGCGCGTGAAGTGAACCGCTTAAAAACGGTTGATATGGATAAAGCATCAGCATTGGGTGTTTTAATGCGTGAACTCGCGGATGTGATCGGTATTTTGCATCAAGACCCAGAAGCCTTTTTACAAGGTGATGCGGGCAGTGATGGCGAAGTCGCTGAAATTGAAGCCTTAATCAAACTACGTAACGATTCACGTGCCGCAAAAGATTGGGCGAATGCCGATTTAGCACGTGACAAGTTAAATGAGCTTGGCATTGAGCTAGAAGATGGCGCTGACGGGACAACTTGGCGTCGTAAGTAA